The Sesamum indicum cultivar Zhongzhi No. 13 linkage group LG2, S_indicum_v1.0, whole genome shotgun sequence genome contains a region encoding:
- the LOC105178673 gene encoding probable phosphopantothenoylcysteine decarboxylase: MVHSEPPSADMQLYQVNNASRKPRILLAASGSVAAIKFANLCHCFSEWAEVKAVATKASLHFVDRVSVPKDVTLYTDEDEWSSWNKIGDSVLHIELRKWADIMVIAPLSANTLGKIAGGLCDNLLTCIVRAWDYTKPMFVAPAMNTFMWTNPFTERHLMVIDDLGISLIPPVTKRLACGDYGNGAMAEPSLIYSTVRLFFENREQSSSGNI; encoded by the exons ATGGTGCATTCAGAACCTCCAAGCGCGGATATGCAATTATATCAAGTAAACAATGCTTCGAGAAAACCTCGGATTCTACTTGCTGCAAGTGGAAGTGTGGCCGCaataaaatttgctaatcTTTGCCATTGTTTTTCTGAATGGGCAGAAGTCAAAGCAGTAGCTACCAAGGCATCACTCCATTTTGTAGATAGAGTGTCGGTCCCGAAAGATGTCACTCTTTATACTGATGAGGATGAATGGTCTAGTTGGAATAAAATAGGTGATAGTGTCCTCCACATTGAGCTTCGAAAATGGGCTGATATTATGGTCATTGCACCTTTGTCAGCAAACACACTTGGAAAG ATTGCTGGGGGATTGTGTGACAACTTGCTGACCTGCATCGTCCGGGCATGGGACTATACTAAACCCATGTTTGTGGCACCAGCCATGAATACCTTCATGTGGACCAACCCTTTTACGGAACGTCATCTCATGGTGATTGATGATCTAGGAATTTCTCTTATCCCACCAGTGACGAAGAGGCTAGCCTGTGGAGATTATGGGAATGGTGCAATGGCTGAGCCTTCTCTCATATATTCAACAGTAAGACTTTTCTTTGAGAATCGGGAACAGTCGAGCAGTGGCAATATTTAG
- the LOC105178686 gene encoding catalase isozyme 1 gives MDPYKYRPSSAFNSPFMTTNSGAPVWNNNNSLTVGSRGPILLEDYHLVEKLANFDRERIPERVVHARGASAKGFFEVTHDISHLSCADFLRAPGVQTPVIVRFSTVIHERGSPETLRDPRGFAVKFYTREGNFDLVGNNFPVFFIRDGMKFPDMVHALKPNPKSHIQENWRIMDFFSHHPESLNMFTFLFDDIGVPQDYRHMDGSGVNTYTLINKAGKAHYVKFHWKPTCGVKSLLEDEAIKVGGANHSHATQDLYDSIAAGNYPEWKLFIQIIDPDHEDRFDFDPLDVTKTWPEDILPLQPVGRMVLNKNIDNFFAENEQLAFCPAIIVPGIYYSDDKLLQTRIFSYADTQRHRLGPNYLQLPANAPKCAHHNNHHEGFMNFMHRDEEVNYFPSRYDPTRHSEMYPIPPVVLSGKREKRCIEKENNFKQPGERYRSWAPDRQERFIRRWVEALSDPRLTHEIRSIWISYWSQADKSLGQKLASRLNVRPTM, from the exons ATGGATCCGTACAAG TACCGTCCGTCTAGTGCTTTCAATTCACCTTTTATGACTACGAATTCTGGAGCTCCGGTTTGGAACAATAACAACTCGTTGACCGTCGGAAGTAGAG GTCCGATCCTCCTTGAAGATTACCATTTGGTGGAGAAACTTGCTAATTTCGATCGTGAGAGGATCCCAGAACGTGTTGTCCATGCCAGAGGTGCAAGTGCCAAGGGTTTTTTTGAGGTCACTCATGATATTTCCCACCTTAGTTGTGCTGATTTCCTTCGAGCTCCAGGAGTTCAAACACCAGTTATTGTTCGATTCTCCACTGTCATCCATGAGCGCGGTAGCCCTGAAACTCTCAGGGATCCCAGGGGATTTGCAGTGAAATTTTACACAAGAGAG GGAAACTTTGATTTGGTGGGAAACAACTTCCCTGTCTTTTTTATTCGTGATGGAATGAAATTTCCTGATATGGTTCATGCATTGAAACCCAATCCAAAGTCCCACATTCAAGAGAACTGGAGAATCATGGATTTCTTCTCCCACCATCCTGAGAGTTTGAATATGTTCACATTCCTCTTTGATGATATCGGTGTTCCACAAGATTACAGGCACATGGATGGCTCCGGTGTTAACACCTATACTCTAATCAACAAGGCTGGGAAAGCACATTATGTGAAGTTCCATTGGAAGCCTACTTGTGGAGTGAAGTCTCTGTTGGAGGATGAAGCTATTAAGGTTGGAGGAGCTAATCACAGCCATGCCACCCAGGATCTCTATGATTCAATTGCAGCAGGGAACTATCCAGAGTGGAAGCTCTTTATTCAGATTATAGATCCCGACCATGAGGACAGATTTGACTTCGACCCACTTGATGTGACCAAGACTTGGCCTGAGGACATCTTGCCCCTGCAGCCCGTCGGTCGCATGGTGTTGAATAAGAATATTGATAACTTCTTTGCAGAGAATGAACAGCTTGCTTTTTGCCCTGCTATTATCGTCCCTGGAATTTACTATTCTGATGACAAGCTTCTGCAAACTCGGATATTTTCTTATGCCGATACTCAAAGGCACCGTCTTGGGCCAAATTATCTCCAGCTTCCTGCTAATGCTCCCAAATGTGCCCATCACAACAATCATCATGAAGGTTTCATGAACTTCATGCACAGGGATGAAGAG GTGAACTACTTCCCTTCAAGGTATGATCCCACTCGTCATTCCGAGATGTACCCCATTCCTCCAGTGGTGTTGTCAGGGAAGCGTGAAAAG CGCTGCATCGAGAAGGAGAACAACTTTAAGCAACCTGGTGAGAGATACCGTTCCTGGGCACCAGACAG GCAAGAGAGATTTATCCGCCGATGGGTCGAGGCTCTGTCTGATCCCCGTCTTACCCATGAAATCCGCAGTATCTGGATTTCATACTGGTCTCAG GCTGACAAGTCTCTTGGTCAGAAACTTGCTTCTCGTCTCAATGTGAGGCCAACAATGTGA